Proteins encoded within one genomic window of Pygocentrus nattereri isolate fPygNat1 chromosome 11, fPygNat1.pri, whole genome shotgun sequence:
- the LOC108436916 gene encoding hyaluronidase-4, producing MSGVPCGASHHQAVSIAYALVLSWLLLLVHVAFSQKPAKLPLVGRKPFLAAWNAPVDMCTLKYNMNVSLDLFHISGSPRAVHTGQNVTIFYANRLGYYPFYTEQGVPVNGGLPQNCSLEAHLTKASKDIAHFIPSKDFHGLAVIDWEYWRPQWSRNWHKKDIYRQHSRELVSQAYINVTEEQIEELARLRFEKSAMAFMQETLKLGTQTRPKGLWGYYLYPDCHNYNVHAHNYSGSCPMLESLRNDELLWLWNSSTALFPALAIRKGHMDSIRNLYFSQNRILESLRLASLTSLPYELPTYVYTRLGYRDEAMAFLSQKDLVHTIGESAALGAAGFVIWGDLNLTSSRYNCSKVKAFLNHRLGRYITNVTRAAEVCSEFLCQSNGRCVRRDPRAAHYLHLSRTSYRILTNRNSTFTVTGWHSQHELQLLAKRFRCHCYQGYEGERCDSTEPTQEKEDEEKDKEGQEEGAESSAVCVGNAPSLVVLLVLFTFSYV from the exons ATGTCTGGTGTGCCCTGCGGGGCTTCACATCATCAAGCTGTGTCTATTGCCTATGCCCTTGTGCTCTCTTGGCTATTGCTCTTGGTGCATGTTGCCTTTAGCCAGAAACCCGCTAAGCTGCCCCTGGTGGGCCGCAAGCCATTCCTGGCTGCCTGGAATGCTCCAGTGGACATGTGCACCCTAAAATACAATATGAACGTCAGCCTTGACCTCTTCCACATCAGCGGCAGTCCACGAGCTGTCCACACAGGCCAGAATGTTACCATCTTCTATGCTAACCGCCTGGGTTACTACCCATTCTATACAGAGCAAGGGGTGCCTGTGAATGGAGGCCTACCTCAGAATTGCAGTCTGGAAGCACATCTCACCAAGGCCAGCAAAGACATTGCACACTTCATTCCCTCAAAGGACTTTCATGGCCTGGCGGTCATTGACTGGGAATACTGGCGGCCGCAGTGGAGTCGCAACTGGCATAAGAAGGATATCTACCGACAACACTCACGTGAGCTGGTCTCCCAGGCGTACATCAATGTGACGGAGGAACAGATCGAAGAGCTGGCACGTCTGCGCTTTGAAAAGAGTGCCATGGCCTTCATGCAGGAAACACTAAAGCTGGGCACCCAGACTCGACCCAAAGGCCTCTGGGGCTACTACCTATATCCAGACTGCCATAACTACAATGTACATGCACACAACTACAGTGGTTCCTGCCCCATGCTGGAGAGCCTCCGCAATGACGAGCTGCTCTGGTTGTGGAACAGCAGCACTGCCCTCTTCCCTGCCCTTGCCATCCGTAAAGGCCACATGGACAGCATTCGCAACCTGTATTTCTCCCAGAACCGTATACTGGAGTCGCTGAGGCTGGCTTCACTGACCTCACTGCCCTATGAGCTGCCCACTTATGTGTACACAAGGTTGGGATACAGAGATGAAGCAATGGCGTTTCTGTCACAG AAGGACTTGGTGCACACAATAGGGGAAAGTGCTGCTTTAGGTGCTGCAGGCTTTGTGATCTGGGGAGACCTTAACCTCACATCATCCAGA TACAACTGCTCCAAGGTGAAAGCTTTCCTGAACCACAGACTGGGCCGTTACATCACCAACGTGACCCGGGCAGCTGAAGTATGCAGCGAATTTTTGTGCCAGTCCAATGGCCGCTGTGTCCGGCGAGACCCGCGAGCAGCGCATTACTTGCACCTGAGCCGCACCAGCTACCGCATCCTGACAAACCGCAACAGCACATTTACCGTCACCGGGTGGCATTCACAGCATGAGCTGCAGCTTCTCGCCAAACGATTCCGCTGCCACTGTTATCAGGGTTATGAGGGAGAGCGCTGTGACAGCACTGAGCCAACACAGGaaaaggaggatgaggagaagGACAAGGAAGGGCAGGAAGAAGGGGCAGAGagctcagctgtgtgtgtgggaaATGCCCCTTCACTGGTTGTGCTGCTTGTTTTGTTTACCTTTAGCTATGTTTGA